A stretch of Heterodontus francisci isolate sHetFra1 chromosome 1, sHetFra1.hap1, whole genome shotgun sequence DNA encodes these proteins:
- the ostc gene encoding oligosaccharyltransferase complex subunit ostc isoform X1 → MEAVFGLPFVVLECPNVKLKKPGWLHMPSAMTVYALVIISYFLITGGIIYDVIVEPPSVGSMTDEHGHQRPVAFLAYRVNGQYIMEGLASSFLFTMGGLGFIILDRSNAPNIPKLNRFLLLFIGFVSVLLSFFMARVFMRMKLPGYLMG, encoded by the exons ATGGAGGCAGTGTTCGGGCTGCCGTTTGTAGTGCTCGAATGTCCCAATGTGAAGCTGAAGAAGCCGGGCTGGCTGCATATGCCGTCCGCTATGACCGTCTATGCGTTGGTCATCATCTCCTACTTCCTCATCACCGGCG GTATCATTTATGATGTCATTGTGGAACCTCCAAGTGTGGGATCAATGACAGACGAACATGGCCACCAGAGGCCTGTAGCCTTCTTAGCATACAG AGTGAATGGACAGTATATAATGGAAGGTCTAGCTTCTAGTTTTCTGTTTACAATGGGAGGTCTAGGGTTCATAATCTTGGATCGCTCAAATGCCCCCAACATTCCAAAACTGAATAGATTCCTGCTTTTGTTCATTGGATTCGTCAGTGTCCTGTTGAGCTTCTTCATGGCCAGAGTTTTCATGAGAATGAAATTGCC gGGTTACTTGATGGGTTGA
- the ostc gene encoding oligosaccharyltransferase complex subunit ostc isoform X2, with the protein MEAVFGLPFVVLECPNVKLKKPGWLHMPSAMTVYALVIISYFLITGGIIYDVIVEPPSVGSMTDEHGHQRPVAFLAYRGYLMG; encoded by the exons ATGGAGGCAGTGTTCGGGCTGCCGTTTGTAGTGCTCGAATGTCCCAATGTGAAGCTGAAGAAGCCGGGCTGGCTGCATATGCCGTCCGCTATGACCGTCTATGCGTTGGTCATCATCTCCTACTTCCTCATCACCGGCG GTATCATTTATGATGTCATTGTGGAACCTCCAAGTGTGGGATCAATGACAGACGAACATGGCCACCAGAGGCCTGTAGCCTTCTTAGCATACAG gGGTTACTTGATGGGTTGA